In the genome of Entelurus aequoreus isolate RoL-2023_Sb linkage group LG15, RoL_Eaeq_v1.1, whole genome shotgun sequence, one region contains:
- the alg14 gene encoding UDP-N-acetylglucosamine transferase subunit ALG14 homolog, translating into MAILFATSCLIIILCILFVVRLYLVIGNVSQYEADSKRSVTVLVVAGSGGHTTEMLRLMEHLCCVFSPRFYVIADSDRMSEDKVSKFEKCKDCNTSDTQFSIYRIPRSREVHQSWGSSVVSTLGALWYSVPLVFRLRPDMVLCNGPGTCVPLCLAALLLGVLGLKKVLIVYIESICRVESMSLTGTILYRLADFFFVQWPCLRDRYPKSIFLGRIV; encoded by the exons ATGGCGATACTCTTCGCTACTTCTTGTCTTATAATAATTCTATGCATTCTTTTTGTTGTACGCTTATATTTAGTCATCGGGAATGTATCACAATATGAAGCTGACAGCAAACGTAGCGTTACTGTGCTTGTTGTGGCGGGATCGG gtGGTCACACTACAGAGATGCTGAGACTGATGGAACATCTTTGTTGTGTCTTCTCACCTCGTTTCTACGTCATCGCTGACTCTGACAGGATGAGTGAGGACAAAGTTTCTAAATTTGAAAAATGCAAAGATTGCAACACCTCTGACACCCAG TTCAGCATTTATCGGATCCCGCGCAGCCGAGAGGTGCATCAGTCCTGGGGTTCTTCAGTGGTGAGCACCCTGGGCGCCCTGTGGTATTCTGTCCCGCTGGTCTTTAGACTCAGACCCGACATG GTGCTGTGTAACGGCCCCGGCACGTGTGTTCCTCTTTGCCTAGCAGCCCTCCTGCTGGGAGTTTTGGGACTGAAGAAAGTGTTGATCGTGTACATCGAAAGTATTTGTCGAGTGGAGTCCATGTCGCTCACTGGCACCATCCTCTACCGCCTGGCAGACTTTTTCTTTGTGCAGTGGCCGTGTCTCAGGGACCGCTATCCCAAATCCATCTTCCTTGGAAGAATCGTGTGA